In Trichocoleus desertorum NBK24, the following are encoded in one genomic region:
- a CDS encoding neutral zinc metallopeptidase yields the protein MRWEFGRRSENVEDRRGSRVSAPLVGGGIGSILLALVVAFLGGDPSVILDQAAPSGDRSYPNSTQNTSSPAEDQMADFVSVVLADTEDTWNQIFQQAGEDYIEPTLVLFSGAVESACGYAEAAVGPFYCPRDQKVYIDLSFYEDLQNRYDAPGDFAQAYVVAHEVGHHVQNLLGISDKVRSLQSQASSKAEANELSVRLELQADCFAGVWANQANRSRQVLETGDIEEALTAASSIGDDRLQSRSKGYVVPESFTHGSSAQRVEWFRRGVQSGDPDQCNTFATNSL from the coding sequence ATGCGTTGGGAATTTGGTCGTAGAAGCGAAAACGTTGAAGATCGGCGTGGTTCTAGAGTTTCTGCCCCCCTAGTTGGTGGCGGTATTGGCTCAATACTCTTGGCACTGGTAGTCGCATTTTTAGGTGGTGATCCTAGCGTCATTCTGGATCAAGCAGCCCCCTCCGGCGATCGCTCCTACCCCAACTCCACCCAAAACACCAGTTCTCCTGCTGAAGATCAAATGGCCGACTTCGTCTCAGTTGTGCTTGCCGACACCGAAGACACCTGGAACCAAATTTTCCAACAGGCAGGCGAAGATTACATCGAACCTACACTCGTGTTGTTTTCGGGAGCAGTGGAATCCGCTTGTGGTTATGCCGAAGCAGCAGTCGGGCCGTTTTATTGCCCTAGAGACCAAAAAGTTTACATCGACTTGAGTTTCTACGAAGACCTGCAAAACCGCTATGACGCACCTGGGGACTTTGCTCAGGCTTATGTCGTGGCACATGAGGTAGGCCATCATGTCCAGAACTTACTCGGCATCTCCGATAAGGTGCGATCGCTCCAAAGCCAAGCCAGCAGCAAAGCCGAAGCCAATGAACTCTCCGTCCGTTTAGAGCTACAGGCCGATTGCTTCGCAGGTGTCTGGGCCAACCAAGCCAATCGTTCCCGCCAAGTTTTAGAAACAGGTGACATCGAAGAAGCCCTAACTGCTGCGAGTAGTATTGGAGACGATCGCCTCCAAAGTCGCTCTAAAGGTTACGTGGTGCCTGAATCATTTACCCACGGCAGCTCAGCGCAACGAGTCGAGTGGTTCCGTCGAGGTGTGCAGAGTGGCGACCCCGACCAGTGCAATACATTTGCTACTAACAGTTTGTAA
- a CDS encoding phosphodiester glycosidase family protein gives MILEGKLAANPKLNERLVNNPDLSPYLNQIFNRTEFRRYQCGSTFRYDIAPHNAPLPANCQLIDAVGGGPRLLPEMTAQPEGFVDTVNGEVIRDPLGINQPNARTAIALTQTGDVLWVMVAQKSESPTDSGMTFTELTTFLKTLGAKQAINLDGGSSSSFYYQGKTWYGKVHTEGDPIQRLVKSVLLVLPKESDRPTIPQKQTPP, from the coding sequence GTGATCCTAGAAGGCAAATTAGCAGCCAATCCAAAACTAAACGAGCGCTTAGTCAACAACCCAGACCTATCTCCTTACCTAAACCAAATTTTTAACCGCACCGAGTTTCGCCGCTATCAATGCGGTTCTACTTTTCGCTATGACATTGCTCCGCACAACGCGCCTCTCCCTGCCAACTGCCAGCTAATCGATGCTGTGGGTGGTGGCCCTCGCCTACTCCCAGAGATGACTGCACAGCCAGAAGGATTTGTGGATACCGTCAATGGAGAAGTGATTCGAGATCCGTTAGGCATCAATCAACCCAACGCCAGAACCGCGATCGCCCTCACCCAAACAGGAGATGTGCTTTGGGTCATGGTGGCGCAAAAGTCAGAATCCCCTACCGATTCAGGCATGACCTTTACTGAACTCACAACCTTCCTGAAAACTCTAGGTGCAAAGCAGGCCATAAACTTAGACGGCGGCAGTTCCTCCTCCTTTTATTACCAAGGCAAAACTTGGTACGGCAAAGTTCACACCGAAGGAGATCCCATTCAACGCCTCGTCAAATCTGTCTTGCTAGTGCTGCCAAAAGAAAGCGATCGCCCCACCATCCCTCAAAAGCAAACGCCTCCTTAA
- a CDS encoding DUF4926 domain-containing protein, whose product MKTPTLLDTVATLRPVSSDRLILAEPSYASIASLPPGQVGTVVERYEEVEQTQYLVEFADLQGREYFIAVLQADELLVLHYELSVA is encoded by the coding sequence ATGAAAACTCCCACTCTCTTAGATACAGTTGCTACACTTAGACCCGTTTCCAGCGATCGCCTCATTCTAGCTGAACCTAGCTATGCCTCTATTGCCAGCCTACCTCCTGGACAGGTTGGAACAGTTGTTGAAAGGTATGAAGAAGTAGAGCAAACCCAATATTTAGTAGAATTTGCCGATCTACAAGGACGTGAATATTTCATAGCTGTCTTGCAGGCAGATGAGTTGTTAGTATTGCACTACGAACTCTCTGTGGCTTAA
- a CDS encoding DUF6883 domain-containing protein, with protein sequence MKLPNGDRAEISIQKLIGYCLNIDHPSGKHKARVFESALNITASNADFLRELIQIAAIEGEVVQQDATAFGQVFKVDWTVPDTNGVELRAIWEIRTKDSNPRLISAFIK encoded by the coding sequence ATGAAATTACCCAATGGCGATCGAGCCGAAATTTCCATACAGAAACTTATCGGCTATTGTCTGAACATAGACCATCCTTCTGGTAAGCACAAAGCACGAGTTTTCGAGTCAGCGTTGAACATTACAGCAAGTAATGCTGACTTCTTGCGAGAATTGATTCAAATAGCAGCGATTGAAGGCGAAGTTGTTCAGCAAGACGCTACAGCATTCGGTCAGGTGTTTAAGGTAGATTGGACTGTACCGGATACTAATGGAGTTGAACTGCGTGCCATTTGGGAGATTAGAACTAAAGATTCAAATCCACGCTTAATTTCTGCATTTATTAAATAA
- a CDS encoding PsbP-related protein, producing MRHWWWRAIASVAILSCGFLSACDESQQFFSSNRNSPDQRSQTPEFKTHVEGNLFSFQYPHDWSLDSYGGMPFYIVATNYPPEKATAQALPSAIRTGVALRSGTVEQLLAEIEADQKSRIIKKEVMTVNGQKVVRCWLTTSKFGFTDAIVSYIPYGDRQIGELVSYYGASNPQALPTIEQVHQSFRLLQSPSESKN from the coding sequence ATGAGGCATTGGTGGTGGAGGGCGATCGCGAGTGTAGCAATTTTGAGCTGTGGTTTCTTATCGGCTTGCGATGAGTCGCAACAGTTCTTTTCCTCGAACCGCAACAGCCCAGACCAGCGTTCCCAAACGCCAGAATTCAAAACCCATGTCGAGGGAAACTTATTCTCCTTCCAATATCCCCACGACTGGTCACTCGATAGTTATGGTGGCATGCCGTTTTACATCGTGGCTACCAATTATCCACCTGAAAAAGCCACCGCCCAAGCCTTACCCTCCGCCATTAGAACAGGTGTAGCCCTACGATCGGGAACTGTAGAACAATTGCTAGCTGAAATTGAAGCGGATCAGAAGAGTCGAATCATCAAAAAAGAAGTGATGACGGTGAATGGGCAAAAAGTAGTGCGGTGTTGGCTAACCACCTCTAAATTTGGTTTTACTGATGCCATTGTCAGTTATATCCCTTATGGCGATCGCCAAATTGGAGAATTAGTCAGCTATTACGGAGCTAGCAATCCTCAAGCATTGCCCACGATTGAGCAAGTTCATCAATCCTTTAGGCTGCTACAATCCCCCTCAGAAAGTAAAAATTAG
- a CDS encoding PLP-dependent aminotransferase family protein gives MRIPLDRQSPKPVYLQIRDRISHLIQSGAMQPGERLPSIRRLAENAQVNKLTVIEAYGVLEADGLVSARQGAGYFVNSSSIPAPQSEPTFAPAQDVIIPQQRSISFFDVYADSMLAQTQKGVINLGCGFPRPPESEDLRRIARRAIADIDTALFNYDLPQGRLVLRKQIAQMLVWQQGLQVSTDNIIITSGSKQGLSLVMHYYVQPGDWVIVESPTYHGAIAVLENLGARVIGIPMTATGMNLELLEQYLGSHRPKLIYTISTLHNPTGITTSQSHRQRLLELAEQYACPILEDNAYEGLNFEPVPAPIKAIDRHDLVTYIGTFSKTLMPGLRVGYMVVTGKHYRPLVERKLLNDLHVSTVSQAIISEYLASGHYRRHLNHLRTENLQSRNAMLQALERYFPQEASWTVPNGGLFLWVHLPSQLPMETIRQEAIAQKVVMSCGSLFFPDQKGYTAMRLNYSSTPAEIERGISVLGQLLKKYL, from the coding sequence ATGAGAATTCCGTTAGATCGACAGTCACCAAAACCTGTTTATTTGCAAATCCGCGATCGCATTAGTCATCTGATTCAGTCAGGAGCGATGCAGCCAGGAGAACGTCTGCCGTCGATTCGGAGGTTGGCTGAAAATGCTCAAGTCAATAAGCTGACAGTGATTGAAGCTTATGGCGTGTTAGAGGCGGATGGTTTAGTGTCTGCTCGTCAAGGCGCAGGATATTTTGTCAACTCTTCCTCCATTCCTGCCCCACAGTCGGAACCTACCTTTGCCCCAGCGCAGGATGTGATCATTCCGCAACAACGAAGCATCTCTTTTTTTGATGTCTATGCGGACTCGATGCTGGCGCAAACCCAAAAGGGCGTGATTAATTTGGGCTGTGGTTTCCCTCGACCACCAGAGTCAGAAGATTTGCGGCGGATTGCTAGACGCGCGATCGCAGATATAGACACAGCTTTATTCAATTATGATTTGCCTCAAGGTCGCTTGGTGCTGCGGAAACAGATCGCCCAAATGCTGGTGTGGCAACAGGGATTACAAGTCTCGACAGACAACATTATTATCACGAGCGGCTCGAAGCAAGGGCTGTCCTTGGTGATGCACTACTATGTGCAACCGGGAGATTGGGTGATTGTGGAGAGTCCCACCTATCATGGGGCGATCGCAGTCCTAGAGAATTTGGGCGCGAGAGTGATTGGCATCCCGATGACAGCCACCGGGATGAATTTAGAACTGCTAGAACAATATCTTGGTAGTCATCGCCCGAAGCTGATCTACACGATTAGTACGCTGCACAATCCCACTGGCATCACGACTTCCCAATCCCATCGGCAGCGATTATTAGAGTTGGCAGAACAATATGCCTGCCCCATTTTGGAAGATAACGCCTATGAAGGGCTAAATTTTGAGCCTGTCCCTGCTCCGATTAAAGCGATCGATCGCCATGATTTAGTCACCTACATCGGCACCTTTTCTAAAACACTGATGCCCGGATTGCGTGTGGGCTACATGGTGGTGACTGGGAAGCATTATCGCCCCCTAGTAGAGCGCAAGTTGCTGAACGATCTGCATGTCTCTACTGTCTCCCAAGCGATCATCAGCGAGTATCTAGCCTCTGGTCACTATCGGCGGCATCTCAACCATCTCCGCACCGAGAATCTGCAAAGCCGCAATGCCATGCTGCAAGCGCTAGAACGCTATTTTCCTCAAGAAGCATCTTGGACGGTGCCCAATGGTGGGCTGTTTCTCTGGGTGCATTTACCATCCCAGCTACCAATGGAGACCATTCGCCAAGAAGCGATCGCTCAAAAAGTCGTGATGTCCTGCGGCTCTCTCTTCTTCCCCGACCAAAAGGGCTACACCGCTATGCGATTAAATTACTCCTCTACCCCAGCCGAAATCGAGCGAGGCATTTCGGTATTAGGGCAACTATTGAAAAAGTATTTGTAA
- a CDS encoding PhzF family phenazine biosynthesis protein, with protein MGLTITQVDAFTNQPFSGNPAAVCVLPEPRDDQWMQNVAREMNLSETAFLLQQEDGFNLRWFTPTVEVDLCGHATLASAHALWELGYLKPDQEAKFHTRSGLLTAQRQGDWIVLNFPAQPATAIAPPPDLDAALGVTNLNYVGSNQIDYLVELESEAVIRDLQPNLTLLKAFSVRGIIVTSLPDAGEYDFVSRFFAPQSGIDEDPVTGSAHCCLGPYWQERLKKDELLAYQASPRGGVLRVHCQDDRVAIAGQAVTVLRGELI; from the coding sequence ATGGGACTGACAATTACGCAGGTAGACGCATTTACCAATCAACCCTTTAGTGGCAACCCTGCCGCCGTTTGTGTTCTGCCTGAACCACGGGATGACCAATGGATGCAAAACGTTGCCAGAGAAATGAACTTATCGGAAACCGCTTTTCTGCTGCAACAGGAAGATGGCTTTAATCTCCGTTGGTTCACCCCTACCGTTGAAGTTGATCTGTGTGGTCATGCTACCCTAGCCAGCGCTCATGCGTTGTGGGAATTGGGATATCTAAAACCTGACCAAGAAGCAAAATTCCACACCCGCAGTGGACTCCTCACCGCCCAACGCCAAGGAGACTGGATTGTGCTCAACTTTCCCGCTCAGCCTGCCACCGCGATCGCGCCTCCACCAGATCTAGATGCTGCTCTTGGTGTCACCAATCTCAACTATGTTGGCAGCAACCAAATTGATTACTTAGTGGAGCTAGAGTCAGAAGCAGTTATCCGCGATCTTCAACCCAATCTGACTTTACTCAAAGCATTTTCTGTCCGAGGCATCATTGTCACTAGCCTACCTGATGCTGGAGAGTATGATTTTGTCTCCCGCTTCTTTGCGCCCCAATCGGGCATTGACGAAGATCCAGTCACAGGTTCTGCCCATTGCTGCCTTGGCCCCTATTGGCAAGAGCGCCTCAAAAAAGATGAACTCCTCGCCTATCAAGCTTCTCCCCGTGGCGGAGTACTGCGAGTGCATTGCCAAGACGATCGCGTTGCTATTGCTGGGCAAGCCGTCACTGTGTTGAGAGGGGAACTGATTTAG
- a CDS encoding SAM-dependent methyltransferase, producing MGIKLETIVPWGRSLSEYIAMFRLTPADLSRRILDCGGGPASFNAEMTRQGYSVLSCDPIYQFSTDEISQRIQETYPQIINGVTANQDSYVWDAIASPEQLGEARMAAMNQFLQDFLAGFQAGRYLTAELPQLPFSNKQFDLALCSHLLFTYSDQLSTEFHIQAIAELCRVATEIRIFPILDIAGELSPHLQPVLDHFQQQGYQPEIQPVHYEFQKGGNQLLKISS from the coding sequence GTGGGTATCAAGCTGGAGACTATTGTGCCTTGGGGACGATCGCTGAGCGAGTACATCGCCATGTTCCGCCTTACCCCAGCAGATCTGAGCCGTCGAATCTTAGACTGTGGGGGTGGGCCTGCTAGCTTTAATGCGGAAATGACCCGCCAAGGCTACTCCGTCCTATCCTGCGATCCCATCTATCAATTCAGCACCGACGAGATCTCCCAGCGCATCCAGGAAACTTACCCCCAAATCATCAATGGCGTTACAGCCAACCAAGACAGCTATGTGTGGGATGCGATCGCCTCTCCCGAACAGCTAGGAGAAGCACGCATGGCTGCTATGAACCAATTTCTGCAAGACTTCCTAGCAGGTTTCCAGGCAGGACGCTACCTCACCGCCGAGCTTCCCCAACTTCCCTTCAGCAACAAACAATTTGACCTAGCCCTCTGTTCCCACCTGTTATTTACCTACTCCGATCAACTCTCAACCGAATTTCACATCCAGGCGATCGCAGAACTTTGTCGAGTTGCCACCGAAATCCGCATCTTCCCGATTCTAGACATTGCAGGCGAACTCTCACCCCACCTTCAACCTGTCCTTGATCACTTCCAGCAACAAGGCTACCAGCCAGAAATTCAACCCGTTCACTACGAATTCCAAAAAGGAGGCAACCAACTCCTAAAAATCAGCTCCTAG
- a CDS encoding SLBB domain-containing protein — translation MNRPSLNFLTRWYLQSALGRKPPKGFQRQIGTAKQLVLLVLVGLITLPAPGMAQFTQAVPNLQPSAEATGDAGYILGAGDRIRVDFFEVPEYSGEFIVLPSGTVNLPQVGAVSVQGQTLKQASNSIGAKFAAYLRQPLVTISLLAARPIKVAIAGEVNRPGSYTTKPEAAATDIGATSVTRMIELAGGITQAADVRRVQIRRARPGNTGAAVLNVDLWQLLKTGDVNQDVALRDGDSIFIPASESINLDEASQLAAASFSTTQTRPLKVAIVGQVKRPGPYIISGATDNETGVNTNNQEKIPTITKAIQAAGGITQTADIRNIELRRRTNSGPAQVTKVDFWQLLGGGDLRQDLPLQDGDTIVIPTATTLSAQEATELAAASFSPDKITVNIVGEVVKPGAVEVPPNTPLNQAVLAAGGFNKRRAKQSAVTLIRLNPDGTVSQRVIEVNLAQGLSAQNNPPLRNNDTVIIGRSSLAGFSDTVGNILSPLSGVFGLFRLLGL, via the coding sequence ATGAATCGCCCAAGCTTAAATTTCCTAACTCGGTGGTATTTGCAATCGGCATTGGGCCGAAAACCACCAAAAGGCTTTCAACGGCAGATTGGAACTGCAAAACAATTGGTGTTATTGGTGCTGGTCGGATTGATTACTCTACCTGCCCCTGGGATGGCGCAGTTTACCCAGGCCGTTCCAAATCTACAGCCTAGTGCAGAAGCCACAGGAGACGCCGGATACATTCTGGGAGCGGGCGATCGCATTCGAGTCGATTTTTTTGAAGTCCCAGAGTATAGCGGTGAGTTTATCGTCTTGCCGAGTGGCACTGTAAACTTGCCTCAAGTTGGAGCTGTCTCGGTGCAAGGCCAAACCTTGAAGCAAGCGTCTAATAGCATTGGAGCCAAATTTGCGGCTTATTTAAGACAGCCTCTAGTCACAATTAGTTTGTTGGCTGCTCGACCGATCAAAGTTGCGATCGCGGGTGAAGTCAATCGTCCTGGTTCCTACACCACTAAGCCAGAAGCAGCAGCGACTGACATTGGCGCAACCTCAGTCACAAGAATGATTGAACTTGCAGGTGGCATTACTCAAGCTGCGGATGTGCGTCGGGTGCAAATCCGACGAGCTAGACCTGGCAATACTGGTGCTGCTGTGCTCAATGTCGATCTGTGGCAGCTCCTAAAAACAGGTGATGTCAATCAGGATGTTGCCTTGCGGGATGGCGATAGTATTTTCATTCCTGCGTCTGAAAGCATCAATTTAGATGAGGCATCTCAGTTAGCCGCCGCTAGTTTCTCCACCACTCAAACTCGTCCTCTCAAAGTTGCTATTGTGGGTCAAGTGAAGCGTCCTGGCCCCTACATTATTAGTGGTGCAACCGATAATGAGACTGGCGTCAACACCAACAATCAAGAAAAGATTCCCACGATTACGAAGGCGATTCAGGCAGCAGGTGGCATCACCCAAACGGCAGATATCCGTAACATTGAACTGCGTCGTCGGACTAATTCAGGACCTGCCCAAGTTACCAAAGTTGACTTCTGGCAACTTTTAGGAGGAGGTGATCTGCGCCAGGATCTGCCTTTGCAAGATGGCGACACGATTGTCATTCCTACTGCCACTACCCTCAGCGCTCAGGAAGCTACAGAATTAGCTGCCGCCAGCTTCTCCCCAGATAAGATCACAGTCAACATTGTGGGTGAAGTGGTTAAACCAGGAGCCGTGGAAGTACCACCCAACACACCGTTGAATCAGGCAGTGTTGGCCGCAGGTGGCTTCAATAAGCGCCGCGCTAAGCAAAGTGCGGTGACTCTCATTCGTCTCAACCCTGATGGCACTGTATCGCAGCGAGTGATTGAGGTTAACCTGGCTCAAGGTTTGAGTGCACAGAATAACCCACCCCTGCGAAACAACGACACTGTGATCATTGGCAGATCTTCTCTAGCAGGATTTTCAGATACGGTGGGTAATATTCTTTCACCTCTCAGTGGCGTCTTTGGCCTCTTTAGACTGCTGGGGCTGTAA
- the leuA gene encoding 2-isopropylmalate synthase, giving the protein MLKQPANKYRSFPPVALRDRTWPDNIITQPPIWLSTDLRDGNQALIEPMNGEQKLQIFNLLVQIGFKEIEVAFPSASQTDFDFVRHLIEQNLIPDDVTIQVLTPAREALIRCTFESLRGAKRAIVHLYNATAPVFRRVVFGLDRPSTIDLAVTAAQLFNELAAKEPNTDWRFQYSPEVFTATELDFAKEICNAVLEVWQPTPERKATINLPATVEVATPNIFADQVEWMHRHLTMRDSVILSVHPHNDRGCAIAAAELAQMAGADRVEGCLFGNGERTGNVDLVTLALNLYTQGVDPGLDFSQINQVARLVEDCTQLPIHPRHPYAGDLVFTAFSGSHQDAIKKGLAAQSADDIWEVPYLPLDPADVGRTYESVIRVNSQSGKGGIAFLLERDYNLVLPRRLQIEFSRIVQQAVDTHGQEMAAADLWKLFEQEYLQVVSPFKYLSHHLTEADSQQRISVVLQIEGQPVTLQGTGNGPIDAFLQALNLDIRVDHYEEHSLNQGSDAAAIAYVEVTSDRISGSLHGVGIHPNIVTASLLAILSGVNRILTLTKTKV; this is encoded by the coding sequence ATGTTGAAACAGCCTGCTAATAAATATCGCTCCTTTCCTCCAGTGGCCTTACGCGATCGCACCTGGCCCGACAATATCATTACCCAACCTCCCATCTGGCTCAGCACCGACTTGCGCGATGGTAATCAAGCGCTGATCGAGCCGATGAACGGAGAGCAAAAATTACAGATATTCAATTTGCTGGTGCAGATTGGCTTCAAAGAAATCGAAGTTGCGTTTCCCTCCGCATCACAAACTGACTTCGATTTTGTACGCCACCTGATCGAGCAAAACCTAATTCCCGATGATGTCACAATTCAAGTTTTGACCCCTGCCCGCGAAGCTTTGATCCGTTGCACTTTTGAGTCTCTACGCGGTGCTAAACGAGCGATCGTGCATCTCTACAATGCTACTGCTCCCGTTTTCCGTCGTGTTGTATTTGGACTCGATCGCCCTAGTACCATCGACCTCGCAGTCACCGCCGCACAACTTTTTAACGAACTTGCTGCTAAGGAACCCAACACCGATTGGCGCTTCCAATATTCGCCGGAGGTCTTCACCGCTACAGAATTAGACTTTGCCAAGGAGATCTGTAATGCGGTGTTAGAAGTTTGGCAACCCACGCCCGAACGCAAAGCTACTATCAATCTCCCTGCCACCGTGGAAGTGGCTACTCCCAACATCTTTGCCGACCAAGTCGAATGGATGCATCGTCATCTAACCATGCGAGACAGCGTGATTTTAAGTGTGCATCCCCATAATGATCGCGGCTGTGCGATCGCGGCAGCAGAACTGGCCCAAATGGCAGGAGCCGATCGCGTGGAAGGTTGTTTGTTCGGCAATGGAGAGCGCACCGGAAACGTAGATTTGGTGACGTTAGCGCTCAATCTCTATACTCAAGGCGTTGACCCAGGCTTGGACTTCTCCCAGATTAATCAAGTCGCCAGATTAGTAGAAGACTGTACGCAACTTCCGATCCATCCCCGCCATCCGTATGCGGGTGATTTAGTCTTCACAGCCTTTTCTGGCTCTCATCAAGACGCGATCAAAAAAGGATTAGCAGCACAGTCAGCAGATGACATTTGGGAAGTACCTTATCTCCCGCTAGATCCAGCCGATGTTGGACGCACATATGAATCTGTAATTCGAGTCAACAGCCAATCTGGCAAAGGTGGCATCGCCTTCTTATTGGAGCGCGACTACAACTTAGTGTTGCCTCGGCGTTTACAGATCGAGTTCAGCCGTATTGTGCAGCAAGCTGTCGATACCCACGGCCAAGAGATGGCCGCCGCAGACCTCTGGAAACTATTTGAGCAGGAATATTTGCAAGTAGTTTCTCCCTTTAAATACCTTTCTCACCACCTCACAGAAGCGGATTCCCAGCAGAGAATCAGCGTGGTGTTGCAGATAGAGGGCCAACCCGTGACGCTACAAGGAACAGGCAACGGCCCGATTGACGCATTTCTCCAGGCCTTGAATCTAGATATCCGAGTTGATCATTATGAAGAGCACTCCCTCAACCAAGGTAGTGATGCGGCGGCGATCGCCTATGTAGAAGTCACCAGCGATCGCATCTCCGGTTCATTGCATGGCGTTGGTATTCATCCCAACATCGTCACCGCATCCTTGTTAGCCATTCTCAGCGGCGTGAATCGGATACTGACCCTGACTAAAACCAAGGTTTAA
- a CDS encoding ABC transporter ATP-binding protein has product MKEAKAIKKLWPLLRLYPWAIPVIIALGILASLSEGLGISLFIPLLQSFDPSTAQTAQSNALIAFFDRIFVQIPVQNRLPITAGFIFGSVLLKNALLYGNTLLFSWLNWRISYRLRSGIFSQLLSVGYSFLERYPAGKFLSTLDNETWRTSQALSVLVGLIISSCTVFVFAILLLLISWKLTFLVAAVMLLISSMIQFMTRRVKQLGKQAEKANAVFVQRVWEGLLGMRVIREFGREPYEQARFDQASQQVCHSFMELDRISGAVYPLSEVLSTGLLAGILVIALQQQVNLPTLLTFVFMLYRLQPQVRHVDGARVNLMSLTTAIDDVMSLLDRSDKPYIHSGKTRFTGLQQAIAFRAVDFCYGAGEKTALQNISICIPKGKTTAIVGPSGAGKSTLISLICRFYDPTSGEIEIDGKPLPQLNLADWRDRIAVVSQSVHIFSTTIYENIAYGRPGATEAEVIAVAKQANAHEFISQLPQGYQTQVGDQGVRLSGGQRQRLALARAIIRNPEILILDEATNALDSISEHLIQEAINALSQRCTLIVIAHRLSTIEQADQIIVIEDGQVTEQGTMAELLKRDRLFAKLYRLQYRNAQF; this is encoded by the coding sequence ATGAAAGAAGCGAAAGCCATCAAAAAACTTTGGCCTTTATTGAGGTTATATCCTTGGGCAATTCCAGTCATCATAGCTTTGGGAATTTTAGCTTCTTTGTCGGAAGGTCTAGGAATCAGCTTATTTATCCCCTTACTACAAAGTTTTGATCCTAGTACAGCTCAAACTGCTCAAAGCAATGCATTAATTGCTTTCTTTGATCGGATTTTTGTTCAAATTCCTGTTCAAAATCGTTTACCTATTACTGCTGGGTTCATTTTCGGCAGCGTTTTACTCAAAAATGCTTTGTTATACGGCAATACCCTGCTGTTCTCCTGGCTGAATTGGCGGATCAGCTATCGATTGCGTTCTGGAATCTTTAGTCAGTTGCTCAGTGTTGGCTATAGCTTCTTAGAACGTTATCCAGCAGGTAAGTTTCTGAGTACTTTAGACAACGAAACCTGGCGAACGAGTCAAGCCCTATCAGTACTAGTTGGCCTGATTATTAGTAGCTGCACAGTTTTTGTGTTCGCGATTTTGTTGCTGCTAATTTCTTGGAAGTTAACCTTTTTGGTGGCGGCAGTCATGCTACTGATTTCCAGCATGATTCAATTTATGACTCGTCGGGTCAAGCAGTTGGGCAAGCAGGCTGAAAAAGCAAATGCCGTCTTTGTGCAACGGGTTTGGGAGGGATTGCTAGGGATGCGGGTGATTCGGGAGTTTGGTCGCGAACCCTACGAGCAAGCTCGCTTTGATCAAGCCTCTCAGCAAGTTTGCCACTCCTTTATGGAACTCGATCGCATCTCTGGGGCAGTGTATCCACTCTCTGAAGTGCTCTCTACGGGATTGCTGGCTGGCATTCTGGTGATCGCTTTGCAGCAACAAGTGAATCTGCCCACCTTGCTGACCTTTGTGTTTATGCTCTATCGACTGCAACCTCAGGTGCGTCATGTAGATGGAGCACGAGTTAATTTGATGTCGCTCACGACTGCGATCGATGATGTCATGTCCCTACTCGATCGCAGTGATAAGCCTTATATCCACTCAGGAAAAACTCGTTTTACAGGGTTGCAACAGGCGATCGCGTTTCGAGCCGTAGATTTTTGTTATGGGGCAGGCGAAAAAACAGCGCTACAAAATATCTCTATCTGTATTCCCAAAGGTAAAACTACGGCGATCGTGGGGCCTTCGGGAGCGGGTAAATCCACTCTGATCAGCTTAATTTGTCGCTTTTATGACCCGACTAGCGGCGAAATTGAGATTGATGGAAAACCCTTACCTCAGCTGAATCTGGCCGACTGGCGCGATCGCATTGCTGTTGTCAGTCAGAGCGTGCATATCTTTAGCACCACAATTTACGAGAACATTGCCTACGGTCGGCCTGGAGCGACAGAAGCAGAGGTGATCGCTGTTGCCAAACAAGCCAATGCCCATGAATTTATTAGCCAACTCCCGCAGGGATATCAGACCCAAGTGGGTGATCAGGGAGTGCGTCTGTCAGGAGGCCAGCGACAACGCCTCGCCTTAGCCCGCGCGATTATCCGCAACCCTGAAATCTTGATTCTGGATGAAGCGACCAATGCCTTAGACAGTATCTCCGAACATCTGATTCAGGAAGCTATCAACGCTCTCAGCCAACGTTGTACTTTAATCGTCATCGCCCATCGTCTCTCTACGATCGAGCAAGCGGATCAGATTATTGTGATCGAAGATGGACAGGTGACGGAGCAGGGAACGATGGCAGAATTGCTTAAGCGCGATCGCCTGTTTGCCAAGTTATATCGTCTGCAATATCGCAATGCTCAGTTTTGA